In Vigna angularis cultivar LongXiaoDou No.4 chromosome 8, ASM1680809v1, whole genome shotgun sequence, one DNA window encodes the following:
- the LOC108345663 gene encoding UDP-glycosyltransferase 74G1 produces MEERINYVAHCLVLPYPAQGHINPMLEFSKRLIQRGVKVTLVTFVSNWKVVSRKNFTSIEVESISDGYDEGGRAAAESLEVYLESFCRVGAQTLAELLQKLAGSSHPPDCVIYDGFMPWALDVAKKFGLLAAAFFTQSCTTNTIYLHTYNKLLELPLTQTEYLLPGLPKLEAEDLPSFLNRYGTYPGYFYVVVNQLSNIDKADWVLANTFYDMEREVVDWLCKIWPLKTIGPTLPSMYLDKRLQDDENYGIEMYVPKSEACMKWLDDKPKGSVVYVSFGSFAGPNVEQAEELACGLRDSGSYFIWVIRDSEQGQLPKGFLDTAEKGLIVNWCPQLQVLTHEALGCFITHCGWNSTLEALSLGVPVIAMPLWTDQITNAKLIKDVWKIGVKAVADEKDIVRKETITHCIKEILETEKGNEIKKNSIKWKNLAKSSVDEGGSSDKNTAEFVNELVHRRAALN; encoded by the exons ATGGAGGAGAGGATAAACTATGTGGCTCACTGTCTTGTTCTACCTTATCCTGCACAAGGACACATAAATCCTATGCTTGAGTTTTCAAAACGTTTGATTCAGAGAGGAGTGAAGGTCACACTGGTAACTTTTGTGTCCAACTGGAAGGTCGTTAGCAGAAAAAATTTCACTTCTATAGAAGTTGAGAGCATATCAGATGGCTACGATGAAGGAGGCCGTGCAGCAGCAGAGAGCCTTGAGGTTTATCTTGAAAGCTTCTGCAGGGTTGGAGCACAAACTCTCGCTGAGCTTCTTCAGAAGCTTGCAGGATCAAGCCACCCTCCAGATTGTGTAATCTATGATGGTTTCATGCCTTGGGCTCTTGATGTTGCAAAGAAATTTGGGCTACTTGCTGCTGCTTTCTTCACTCAGAGTTGCACAACAAACACCATATACTTGCATACTTATAACAAGTTGCTGGAACTGCCTCTTACACAGACAGAGTATTTGTTGCCAGGGTTGCCAAAACTTGAAGCTGAGGACTTGCCATCATTCTTGAACAGATATGGAACCTATCCAggttatttttatgttgttgTGAACCAACTTTCCAATATTGACAAAGCAGATTGGGTTCTTGCAAACACATTTTATGATATGGAGCGAGAG GTTGTGGATTGGCTGTGCAAGATTTGGCCATTAAAGACAATAGGACCAACCTTGCCATCTATGTACTTGGACAAAAGACTCCAAGATGACGAGAATTATGGTATTGAAATGTATGTTCCAAAGTCAGAAGCTTGCATGAAATGGCTTGATGATAAACCAAAAGGGTCAGttgtgtatgtttcttttgGGAGCTTCGCAGGGCCGAATGTGGAGCAAGCTGAGGAACTAGCTTGTGGTTTAAGAGATAGTGGAAGTTATTTCATATGGGTGATTAGAGACTCTGAGCAAGGACAGCTTCCAAAGGGGTTTCTTGACACAGCAGAGAAAGGTTTAATAGTCAATTGGTGTCCCCAACTGCAAGTCTTGACACATGAGGCTTTGGGGTGTTTTATCACACACTGTGGTTGGAACTCCACATTGGAAGCTTTGAGCTTAGGAGTTCCAGTGATTGCAATGCCACTGTGGACTGATCAGATCACAAATGCAAAACTTATTAAAGATGTGTGGAAAATTGGAGTCAAAGCTGTTGCTGATGAGAAAGATATAGTTAGAAAAGAAACTATCACACATTGCATAAAAGAAATATTGGAGACtgaaaaaggaaatgaaataaagaaaaattccaTCAAGTGGAAGAATCTGGCCAAGAGTAGTGTTGATGAGGGAGGAAGTTCCGATAAAAATACTGCAGAATTTGTGAATGAATTGGTTCATCGCCGTGCTGCATTAAATTAA